One window of the Candidatus Microbacterium colombiense genome contains the following:
- a CDS encoding ABC transporter ATP-binding protein: MSAGDTPVIDVRGLRVSFDDRAVVAGLSFTVSPGECVAIVGESGAGKSLTARALLGLTPTAATVRAERLLVAGVDVRTASESEWRHLRGAHIALVSQDALVALDPLQRVESEVAEPLRLHPASHRGPESIGDRVQGLLRRVWMPDPERRARQYPHELSGGLRQRALIASALAAGPAALIADEPTTALDATVQARILDLLREIADAGTAVVFVSHDFAAVRRLADRVLVMRGGEVVEEGTVEQVLQTPQHPYTRQLIAATVHAPRVVEDEEFDPIVTVESASRSFSGVPAVVDASFSVPRGRTLGIVGESGSGKTTLARILLGIERPDAGVVRWEPGHRVQFVHQNPLGAFDPRWTIGRSLREALAAGGVPRAERRRRVDELLVEVDLDPGLAARRPAELSGGQRQRAATARALAADPDVLVLDEPVSALDPSVRERVLQLLLRLQRERRLTMIFVSHDLDVVRAMAHTVLVMQDGRIVEQGLMGAVFDDPQHPFTRELLAASGFGG, translated from the coding sequence ATGAGCGCTGGCGACACCCCCGTCATCGACGTCCGCGGCCTGCGGGTGAGCTTCGACGACCGGGCGGTCGTTGCGGGGCTGTCGTTCACCGTGTCGCCGGGGGAATGCGTCGCGATCGTCGGCGAATCGGGGGCGGGCAAGTCGCTGACGGCGCGCGCTCTGCTCGGACTCACACCGACGGCCGCCACGGTGCGGGCGGAACGACTCCTGGTGGCCGGCGTCGATGTGCGCACGGCGAGCGAATCCGAGTGGCGCCACCTCCGAGGGGCACACATCGCCCTGGTCTCGCAGGACGCACTCGTGGCGCTCGATCCGTTGCAGCGCGTCGAATCCGAGGTCGCCGAACCACTCCGACTGCACCCGGCGTCTCACCGCGGACCCGAATCGATCGGCGACCGCGTACAAGGGCTGCTCCGTCGCGTATGGATGCCGGATCCCGAACGCAGAGCGCGCCAGTATCCTCACGAGTTGTCGGGTGGCCTGCGCCAGCGCGCGCTCATCGCCTCGGCGCTCGCCGCAGGTCCCGCGGCGCTCATCGCCGACGAGCCGACGACGGCACTCGACGCGACCGTGCAGGCCCGCATCCTCGATCTGCTGCGCGAGATCGCTGACGCCGGAACCGCTGTGGTGTTCGTCAGTCATGACTTCGCCGCCGTCCGACGGCTCGCTGATCGCGTGCTCGTGATGCGCGGAGGGGAAGTGGTCGAAGAGGGAACGGTCGAACAGGTTCTGCAGACGCCTCAGCATCCGTACACGCGGCAGCTGATCGCAGCCACGGTCCATGCGCCGCGGGTCGTGGAGGACGAGGAATTCGACCCGATCGTCACCGTCGAGTCGGCGTCGCGGTCGTTCTCCGGAGTGCCCGCGGTGGTCGATGCGTCATTCTCCGTGCCGCGCGGACGCACGCTCGGCATCGTGGGCGAGTCGGGTTCGGGGAAGACCACGCTCGCGCGGATCCTCCTGGGCATCGAGCGCCCGGACGCCGGGGTCGTGCGATGGGAGCCCGGGCATCGCGTGCAGTTCGTGCATCAGAACCCGTTGGGAGCCTTCGATCCGCGGTGGACGATCGGGAGGTCGCTGCGCGAGGCGCTCGCCGCCGGGGGAGTGCCGCGCGCCGAACGGCGTCGCCGCGTCGACGAACTGCTCGTCGAGGTCGATCTCGATCCAGGGCTCGCCGCTCGCCGCCCGGCGGAGCTCTCCGGTGGCCAGCGACAACGCGCGGCCACAGCCAGAGCGCTCGCCGCAGACCCGGATGTGCTGGTGCTCGACGAGCCCGTGTCCGCCCTCGACCCCTCGGTGCGCGAGCGGGTGCTGCAGCTGCTGCTCCGCCTGCAGCGCGAACGCCGGTTGACCATGATCTTCGTCTCGCACGACCTCGACGTGGTGCGGGCGATGGCCCACACCGTTCTGGTGATGCAGGACGGGCGAATCGTGGAGCAGGGGCTCATGGGCGCGGTGTTCGACGATCCACAGCATCCGTTCACGCGGGAACTCCTCGCGGCGAGCGGCTTCGGCGGATAG
- the ileS gene encoding isoleucine--tRNA ligase, producing the protein MTYPRSSFGPAADSVAPSPRFPQIEEEVLAFWEKDDTFRASIAQREGSPEWVFYDGPPFANGLPHYGHLLTGYAKDVFPRFQTMTGHKVDRVFGWDTHGLPAELEAMKQLGITEKAQIEDMGIDVFNDKAKSSVLAYTHEWQDYVTRQARWVDFDRGYKTLDLGYMESVLWAFKTLYDKGLAYEGYRVLPYCWRDETPLSAHELRMDDDVYQMRQDPSVTVTFPLTGAKAEALGLTGVRALAWTTTPWTLPTNLALAVGPAIEYVVLPAGPNGAADVHQAAGTTDAAVEASAHRYLLARELLGGYAKDLGYESVDDALAAADATVRGSELQDVTYDRMFDYYADEETYGTENAWRILVDDYVTVSDGTGIVHQAPAYGEDDQRVAGAAGIPTILSLDDGGRFLPNVTDVAGELWMDANTPLVRLIREDGRLIRLQSYEHSYPHCWRCRNPLIYKAVSSWFIRVTDIKDDLLANNEQITWVPENVKHGQFGKWLEGARDWSISRNRYWGSPIPIWKSDDPEYPRVDAYGSLEDMERDFGTLPRNPEGEIDLHRPYIDDLTRPNPDDPTGKSTMRRIEDVFDVWFDSGSMPYAQVHYPFENQEWFDSHAPADFIVEYIGQTRGWFYVMHVLSTALFDRPAFTGVSCHGIVLGSDGYKMSKSLRNYPDVSEVLDRDGSDAMRWFLMSSSVLRGGNLAVTEEGIRSGVREFLLPLWNSWYFFSTYANASGDQGYEARWRTDSTDVLDRYILARLGDLVREVRVDLEGLDSTTASGRLRDFAETLTNWYIRRSRDRFWVGVTDDPKSSEAFDTLYTVLETLTRVAAPLVPLVSERIWQGLTGGRSVHLTDWPDDTQFPAADEIRDAMDAVRELSSVGNALRKKQKLRVRLPLARLTVVSPLAATLGQFEDILREELNVKSVELVPLADDTAVSYGIDHRLSVNARAAGPRLGKNVQTVIKAAKAGDWSETAGVVTAGGIALEPSEYELVLETTGRPEGEALAIVPTGGFVLLDTQTTPELEAEGLARDVIRAVQETRKNADFDVSDRIRLVLRFASDEDADAVSAAFEVAEVAGETLALEHSLLRGDAQVPDAEFTAVISKGTYANRDDFTIAVTRMGAGA; encoded by the coding sequence ATGACATACCCCCGTTCCTCCTTCGGCCCCGCCGCCGACTCCGTCGCGCCCAGCCCTCGCTTCCCGCAGATCGAGGAGGAGGTGCTCGCCTTCTGGGAGAAGGACGACACCTTCCGTGCCTCGATCGCCCAGCGCGAGGGCTCACCCGAGTGGGTGTTCTACGACGGCCCGCCGTTCGCCAACGGACTTCCGCACTACGGCCACCTGCTCACGGGCTACGCGAAGGACGTGTTCCCGCGCTTCCAGACGATGACCGGCCACAAGGTGGACCGCGTCTTCGGATGGGACACGCACGGACTCCCCGCTGAACTCGAGGCCATGAAGCAGCTCGGCATCACCGAGAAGGCCCAGATCGAAGACATGGGGATCGACGTCTTCAACGACAAGGCGAAGAGCTCGGTGCTGGCCTACACGCACGAGTGGCAGGACTACGTCACCCGTCAGGCCCGGTGGGTCGACTTCGACCGTGGATACAAGACGCTCGACCTGGGGTACATGGAGAGTGTGCTCTGGGCGTTCAAGACCCTCTACGACAAGGGCCTCGCCTACGAGGGCTACCGCGTACTGCCGTATTGCTGGCGCGACGAGACACCGCTGTCCGCACACGAGCTGCGCATGGACGACGACGTGTACCAGATGCGTCAGGACCCCTCGGTCACCGTCACCTTCCCGCTCACCGGCGCGAAGGCCGAGGCGCTCGGTCTCACCGGTGTGCGGGCCCTCGCCTGGACGACCACGCCCTGGACCCTTCCCACCAACCTCGCGCTCGCCGTGGGCCCGGCGATCGAGTACGTCGTGCTCCCTGCTGGTCCGAACGGCGCGGCAGATGTGCACCAGGCGGCAGGAACCACGGACGCCGCGGTCGAAGCCTCCGCGCATCGCTACCTCCTCGCCCGTGAACTCCTCGGCGGGTACGCCAAGGACCTCGGCTACGAGAGCGTCGATGACGCGCTCGCCGCAGCGGATGCCACGGTCCGCGGCTCCGAGCTGCAGGACGTGACCTACGACCGCATGTTCGACTACTACGCCGACGAAGAGACCTACGGCACCGAGAACGCCTGGCGCATCCTGGTCGACGACTACGTCACGGTCAGCGACGGCACGGGCATCGTGCACCAGGCGCCGGCCTACGGTGAGGACGACCAGCGTGTCGCCGGTGCCGCCGGCATCCCCACCATCCTTTCGCTCGACGACGGCGGACGATTCCTCCCGAACGTCACCGATGTCGCCGGCGAACTGTGGATGGATGCGAACACCCCGCTCGTGCGCCTGATCCGCGAGGACGGTCGCCTCATCCGTCTGCAGAGCTACGAGCACTCGTACCCGCACTGCTGGCGCTGCCGGAATCCCCTGATCTACAAGGCCGTGTCGAGCTGGTTCATCCGCGTCACCGACATCAAGGACGATCTGCTCGCGAACAACGAGCAGATCACCTGGGTGCCGGAGAACGTGAAGCACGGACAGTTCGGCAAGTGGCTCGAGGGCGCGCGAGACTGGTCGATCAGCCGCAACCGCTACTGGGGCTCGCCGATCCCGATCTGGAAGAGCGACGACCCGGAGTACCCGCGCGTCGACGCCTACGGCTCGCTGGAGGACATGGAGCGCGATTTCGGCACGCTGCCGCGCAATCCCGAGGGTGAGATCGACCTGCATCGGCCGTACATCGACGACCTCACCCGTCCGAACCCAGACGACCCGACCGGCAAGAGCACGATGCGCCGCATCGAAGACGTCTTCGACGTGTGGTTCGACTCCGGGTCGATGCCCTACGCCCAGGTGCACTACCCGTTCGAGAACCAGGAGTGGTTCGACTCGCACGCCCCGGCCGACTTCATCGTCGAGTACATCGGGCAGACGCGTGGCTGGTTCTACGTGATGCACGTGCTGTCGACCGCGCTGTTCGATCGTCCCGCCTTCACGGGTGTGAGCTGCCACGGCATCGTGCTGGGCAGCGACGGCTACAAGATGTCGAAGTCGCTGCGCAATTACCCGGATGTCTCCGAGGTGCTCGATCGCGACGGCTCCGACGCGATGCGCTGGTTCCTGATGTCGAGCTCGGTGCTGCGAGGTGGCAACCTCGCGGTGACGGAGGAGGGCATCCGCTCGGGTGTGCGGGAGTTCCTGCTGCCGCTGTGGAACTCGTGGTACTTCTTCTCGACCTACGCGAACGCGTCCGGTGACCAGGGGTACGAGGCCCGCTGGCGGACCGACTCCACTGATGTGCTCGACCGCTACATCCTGGCCCGGTTGGGAGACCTCGTGCGCGAGGTGCGCGTCGATCTGGAAGGGCTCGACTCCACGACGGCCTCCGGACGTCTGCGCGACTTCGCCGAGACGCTGACGAACTGGTACATCCGTCGTTCGCGCGATCGGTTCTGGGTCGGAGTGACCGACGATCCTAAGAGCAGCGAGGCGTTCGACACGCTGTACACGGTGCTCGAGACGCTGACCCGGGTGGCGGCACCACTCGTGCCGCTGGTCAGCGAGCGCATCTGGCAGGGGCTCACGGGCGGTCGCAGCGTTCATCTGACGGACTGGCCAGACGACACGCAGTTCCCCGCCGCGGACGAGATCCGCGACGCGATGGATGCCGTGCGCGAGCTCTCCAGCGTCGGCAACGCCTTGCGCAAGAAGCAGAAGCTGCGCGTACGGTTGCCGCTCGCACGCCTCACGGTGGTCTCGCCCCTCGCCGCGACACTCGGCCAGTTCGAGGACATCCTCCGCGAGGAACTCAACGTGAAGTCGGTCGAACTCGTGCCACTCGCCGATGACACCGCGGTGTCGTACGGCATCGACCACCGACTGAGCGTCAACGCCCGCGCGGCGGGCCCGCGTCTGGGCAAGAACGTGCAGACCGTGATCAAGGCGGCCAAGGCGGGCGACTGGTCGGAGACCGCCGGCGTCGTCACCGCGGGAGGTATCGCGCTGGAGCCCTCGGAGTACGAGCTCGTGCTCGAGACGACCGGACGGCCCGAGGGCGAGGCGCTCGCGATCGTTCCGACCGGCGGCTTCGTGCTGCTCGACACCCAGACCACCCCGGAGCTGGAAGCGGAGGGCCTCGCACGCGATGTGATCCGTGCGGTGCAGGAGACGCGCAAGAACGCCGACTTCGACGTGAGCGACCGCATCCGCCTGGTGCTGCGTTTCGCCAGCGACGAGGATGCGGATGCCGTCTCGGCGGCGTTCGAGGTCGCCGAGGTCGCGGGGGAGACGCTCGCTCTCGAGCACTCGCTGCTCCGTGGCGACGCGCAGGTGCCCGACGCCGAGTTCACCGCGGTGATCTCGAAGGGCACGTACGCCAACCGCGATGACTTCACCATCGCCGTCACCCGGATGGGAGCAGGAGCATGA
- a CDS encoding ABC transporter substrate-binding protein: MPVSPVRRLLPFAAIAAATALVLSACATPAGQSDGDGEVVWSIEGANLSAGHMDPQVSQLDVSGMVQRAVLDSLVFQEDDGSFSPWLATKWDLSDDGKAYTFTLRDDVTFHDGEPFNAEAVKANFDRIVDPDTVSAQAASMLGAAFYDGTEVIDDYTVKVSFTQPYAPFLQAASTPQLGFYSPAVLAESADQLKAGGPGITVGTGPFELTEYTPDQEIVYTRNDDYAWGPHGEKAPAFETLRVEIQPEASVRAGVVESGESDLASNIPPNLAKDLGDGVTVDSIEYPGLPYSLYLNEKYGVFADEKVRQAFARGIDIDAAVEEIFFGQFPRAWSILGSTTPGYDAAIEGTWAFDPDEANSLLDAAGWTERDDEGYRTKDGKRLSVRWIAWTPVPDDRAALANAVQSDLKDIGFEVVREVLEPGAYNEQYGPKTFDLTDWGFSGADPDLLRSHLHTGGIQNASQVADPEIDTLLDTAVASREQSERDALYTQLQQWNAESTAIVPLYSPSAITAVGERIDGLQYDLYGRPLFYDVTVG; encoded by the coding sequence ATGCCCGTAAGTCCTGTGCGTCGTCTCCTGCCCTTCGCCGCGATCGCGGCGGCCACCGCGCTCGTGCTCAGTGCCTGCGCCACTCCGGCAGGGCAGAGCGATGGCGACGGCGAAGTCGTCTGGTCGATCGAGGGGGCCAACCTGTCGGCCGGTCACATGGATCCGCAGGTCAGCCAACTCGACGTCTCGGGCATGGTGCAGCGCGCCGTGCTCGATTCCCTGGTGTTCCAGGAGGATGACGGATCGTTCTCACCGTGGCTCGCCACGAAGTGGGACCTGTCGGACGACGGCAAGGCGTACACGTTCACACTGCGAGACGACGTGACCTTCCACGACGGAGAGCCGTTCAACGCGGAGGCCGTCAAGGCGAACTTCGACCGCATCGTCGACCCGGACACCGTGTCCGCCCAGGCGGCCAGCATGCTCGGAGCGGCTTTCTACGACGGCACCGAGGTCATCGACGACTACACGGTGAAGGTCAGCTTCACCCAGCCGTACGCGCCGTTCCTGCAGGCCGCGAGCACGCCGCAGCTCGGCTTCTACTCGCCGGCGGTGCTGGCGGAGTCGGCCGATCAGCTGAAGGCCGGAGGCCCCGGGATCACCGTCGGGACCGGCCCGTTCGAGTTGACCGAGTACACGCCCGATCAGGAGATCGTCTACACGCGCAACGACGACTACGCCTGGGGTCCGCATGGCGAGAAGGCTCCGGCGTTCGAGACTCTCCGTGTGGAGATCCAGCCCGAGGCATCCGTCCGGGCGGGCGTGGTCGAGAGCGGCGAGTCCGATCTCGCCAGCAACATCCCGCCGAACCTCGCCAAGGACCTCGGCGACGGCGTCACGGTGGACTCGATCGAGTATCCCGGTCTGCCGTACTCGCTGTACCTGAATGAGAAATACGGGGTGTTCGCCGACGAGAAGGTACGTCAGGCGTTCGCCCGGGGCATCGACATCGACGCCGCGGTGGAGGAGATCTTCTTCGGACAGTTCCCTCGCGCCTGGAGCATCCTCGGATCGACCACCCCGGGATACGACGCCGCGATCGAGGGAACATGGGCGTTCGACCCTGACGAGGCCAACAGCCTGCTCGACGCCGCCGGATGGACCGAGCGGGACGACGAGGGGTACCGCACCAAGGACGGCAAGCGTCTCTCGGTGCGCTGGATCGCATGGACCCCTGTGCCCGATGACCGTGCGGCGCTCGCCAACGCGGTCCAGTCCGACCTCAAGGACATCGGATTCGAGGTCGTACGCGAGGTGCTGGAGCCCGGCGCCTACAACGAGCAGTACGGCCCGAAGACCTTCGACCTGACCGACTGGGGATTCTCGGGCGCCGACCCCGATCTGCTGCGCAGTCACCTGCACACGGGTGGGATCCAGAACGCCTCTCAGGTCGCAGACCCCGAGATCGACACGCTCCTCGACACCGCCGTCGCCAGCCGCGAGCAGAGCGAACGTGACGCGCTCTACACGCAGCTGCAGCAGTGGAACGCCGAGTCCACGGCGATCGTCCCGCTCTACAGCCCCTCTGCGATCACCGCGGTGGGGGAGCGCATCGACGGCCTCCAGTACGACCTGTACGGTCGACCGCTGTTCTACGATGTGACGGTCGGCTGA
- a CDS encoding DUF559 domain-containing protein has translation MARTAGLRERGISRYDIAQGVTEKAVLPIRRGWIALPQADPMLVDAARRGVVLTCVTQARRLGLWVHADDGHHHVGSAPRGPARAEAGVLIHWAMPLIARHPDSLVDPIENVLALVADCEPHERALATWDSALNKGLVHRAALERFPWKTAARRVLAEAWPFADAGLETYLRPRLRWMRIPLYFQIWIAGHRVDALIGDRLVVQIDGSTHVGPQRAEDIRHDAELTLLGYHVIRVGYRQIIDQWNAVQDRIMRAVAQGLHLTGPA, from the coding sequence GTGGCACGGACTGCCGGGCTCCGCGAACGGGGGATCAGCAGGTACGACATCGCGCAGGGTGTGACAGAGAAGGCGGTGCTGCCCATTCGCCGAGGATGGATCGCGCTGCCGCAGGCGGATCCGATGCTGGTGGATGCCGCCCGGCGCGGCGTCGTTCTCACGTGCGTGACGCAGGCGCGTCGACTCGGCCTCTGGGTGCATGCGGACGACGGGCACCATCACGTGGGTTCGGCACCACGCGGCCCTGCCCGCGCAGAAGCAGGTGTCCTCATCCACTGGGCGATGCCGTTGATCGCGCGGCATCCGGACTCACTCGTCGACCCGATCGAGAACGTGCTCGCCCTCGTGGCGGACTGCGAGCCGCATGAGCGTGCTCTCGCCACCTGGGACTCTGCGCTCAACAAGGGCCTGGTCCACCGCGCGGCGCTCGAGCGGTTTCCGTGGAAGACCGCCGCGCGTCGCGTTCTGGCGGAGGCGTGGCCGTTCGCTGATGCGGGGCTCGAGACCTATCTGCGCCCACGGTTGCGATGGATGCGGATTCCGCTGTACTTCCAGATCTGGATCGCAGGTCATCGCGTGGATGCACTGATCGGAGACCGACTCGTGGTGCAGATCGACGGCTCCACGCACGTCGGGCCGCAGCGAGCGGAGGACATCCGCCACGATGCGGAACTCACGCTCCTCGGCTACCACGTGATCCGCGTGGGGTATCGACAGATCATCGACCAGTGGAATGCCGTGCAGGACCGGATCATGCGGGCCGTGGCTCAGGGACTCCACCTCACGGGGCCTGCGTAA
- a CDS encoding ABC transporter permease — translation MRAVLLRIAGLLASVLLVLWGAATVAFLAFRVIPGDPVSVMLGPQAQVSDAVKDGIRSELGLDRPPLEQYLTYLGQLARGDLGESYQLRLPVSEVIGRQLGATVQLSALALIIAVVVALAVALLARRPLARAVVTGVELVVLSSPVFWIGLVLLSVFAFGLGWFPVSGARNPATIVLPAVTLALPVAALLGQVLRDGLVQAERMPFAETVRARGAGSGWFTMRHGLRHGASGAITLTAYLTGSVLGGAVLVETVFARPGLGRVTLAAISDRDLPVISGIILLSALVFVIVNAIVELVHPLIDPRLRRADAVRGGRR, via the coding sequence GTGAGGGCAGTGCTCCTTCGGATCGCCGGCCTACTGGCATCCGTCCTGCTCGTGCTGTGGGGCGCCGCCACCGTCGCGTTCCTGGCGTTCCGGGTGATCCCCGGCGATCCCGTGTCGGTCATGCTCGGACCTCAGGCGCAGGTCAGTGACGCGGTGAAAGACGGCATCCGATCCGAGCTCGGTCTTGATCGACCACCGCTGGAGCAGTATCTGACGTACCTCGGGCAGCTCGCCCGGGGAGACCTGGGGGAGTCGTACCAGTTGCGGCTGCCGGTGTCGGAGGTGATCGGTCGGCAGCTCGGCGCCACCGTGCAACTGTCGGCGCTCGCCCTGATCATCGCGGTCGTCGTGGCGCTCGCGGTGGCGCTGCTGGCGCGACGTCCGCTCGCGCGAGCGGTCGTCACCGGCGTGGAATTGGTCGTGCTGTCCTCACCCGTCTTCTGGATCGGTCTCGTGCTGCTGAGCGTCTTCGCCTTCGGTCTCGGGTGGTTCCCGGTGTCGGGGGCCCGGAATCCTGCGACCATCGTGCTGCCTGCCGTGACCCTGGCGCTCCCCGTCGCGGCGTTGCTGGGACAGGTGCTCCGCGACGGGCTCGTCCAGGCCGAACGGATGCCGTTCGCCGAGACGGTGCGCGCACGGGGTGCCGGGAGTGGATGGTTCACGATGCGGCACGGGCTCCGGCACGGTGCATCGGGTGCGATCACCCTCACGGCGTACCTGACCGGTTCCGTGCTCGGGGGAGCGGTACTGGTCGAGACCGTGTTCGCCCGACCGGGTCTCGGCCGCGTCACGCTCGCGGCGATCAGCGACCGCGACCTCCCGGTGATCTCCGGCATCATCCTGCTCAGCGCGCTCGTGTTCGTCATCGTGAACGCGATCGTGGAGCTCGTGCATCCGCTCATCGATCCTCGGCTGCGACGCGCAGACGCGGTGCGGGGAGGGCGACGGTGA
- a CDS encoding ABC transporter permease has protein sequence MRRAQVVLLWCAVAALLLIAFAAAFPGLLATHDPVQTDVRGALLPPGADHLFGTDQSGRDVYSRVVYGAGRSVGVGLLATAIAVVVGLTVGALAGTAPRPVDTTLMRVNDVLMAFPEFLVALVVIAILGPGPVNVALAVTLAAVPVYIRLARVQTRTLGVAEHVEAARILGVPAVPAFLRHVLPGVLGSLSVLATIGIGSAILAASGLSFLGLGPAEPTPEWGLMLAGGRNVLGQAWWISVFPGIAITLTVVAATVVGRMLRARAEGRTR, from the coding sequence GTGAGGCGCGCGCAGGTGGTGCTCCTCTGGTGCGCGGTGGCGGCGTTGCTGCTCATCGCGTTCGCCGCGGCCTTCCCAGGGCTGCTCGCGACGCATGACCCGGTGCAGACGGATGTGCGCGGAGCACTGCTGCCTCCGGGCGCGGACCACCTCTTCGGCACGGATCAGAGCGGACGTGACGTGTACTCGCGGGTCGTCTACGGGGCCGGGCGTTCCGTCGGCGTGGGCCTGCTCGCCACCGCGATCGCCGTAGTGGTCGGACTCACAGTGGGCGCGCTCGCGGGTACGGCCCCACGGCCCGTCGACACGACACTGATGCGGGTGAACGACGTGCTGATGGCGTTCCCTGAATTCCTCGTGGCGCTGGTCGTGATCGCGATCCTCGGACCCGGTCCGGTGAACGTGGCTCTCGCCGTCACGCTCGCCGCGGTTCCGGTGTACATCCGGCTCGCGCGCGTGCAGACGCGCACGCTCGGTGTGGCAGAGCACGTCGAAGCCGCGCGCATCCTCGGAGTTCCGGCGGTGCCGGCGTTTCTGCGGCATGTGCTCCCCGGGGTGCTCGGCTCGCTCAGCGTGCTGGCCACGATCGGCATCGGGTCCGCGATACTCGCGGCGTCCGGTCTCAGCTTCCTGGGCCTCGGGCCCGCAGAGCCGACCCCGGAGTGGGGTCTGATGCTCGCGGGCGGACGGAACGTGCTCGGCCAGGCCTGGTGGATCTCGGTCTTCCCCGGGATCGCGATCACCCTGACCGTCGTCGCGGCGACCGTCGTCGGGCGGATGCTGCGCGCGCGTGCGGAAGGCCGGACACGATGA
- a CDS encoding pentapeptide repeat-containing protein, with product MARSTDSPAAPRVSPPDLPDEFTPAAPARNVDLIAASLALSGTVDLAYGSLEQCRVTADADAVDLTGGTLLDVDLADARIASLRLRGASTRRLRILGGRIGTLDLSTARIAELELTGVRIDYLNLGAARATDVEISDCHLRTLDMPQAELTRVRFTRTTVDEVDPRGMSATDVDLRGLDALAFLDANSLRGTTLTEFQVQQLAPVIAAGIGIQIKG from the coding sequence ATGGCCCGCTCCACCGATTCCCCGGCTGCCCCGCGCGTATCACCTCCAGATCTCCCCGACGAGTTCACCCCGGCCGCGCCGGCGCGCAACGTCGATCTGATCGCGGCCAGCCTCGCGCTCAGCGGCACCGTCGACCTCGCCTACGGTTCGCTCGAACAGTGCCGGGTGACGGCGGATGCCGATGCCGTCGACCTGACCGGCGGCACACTCCTCGATGTCGACCTCGCCGATGCACGTATCGCCTCGCTCCGCCTGCGCGGCGCCAGTACGCGTCGACTCCGCATCCTCGGCGGACGCATCGGAACCCTCGACCTCAGCACGGCGCGCATCGCCGAGCTCGAATTGACCGGTGTCCGCATCGACTACCTCAACCTCGGAGCCGCTCGCGCGACCGACGTCGAGATCTCGGACTGTCACCTCCGCACGCTCGACATGCCGCAGGCTGAGCTCACCCGCGTGCGCTTCACCCGCACGACCGTCGACGAGGTCGATCCGCGCGGCATGAGTGCCACCGATGTCGACCTTCGCGGGCTCGACGCCCTCGCATTCCTCGACGCCAACAGCCTGCGCGGCACCACTCTCACCGAATTCCAGGTGCAGCAGTTGGCGCCGGTGATCGCCGCCGGAATCGGCATCCAGATCAAGGGGTGA